Genomic DNA from Marinobacter sp. ANT_B65:
AATCATATCCGCTTTCTTCTGCTCTTCCAGCTCCGGATTCGCGAGAAGCTGTCGAATGTCTTTGTTCCCAGTGACCTGTCCGGCGATCGTCAACACCCGGGACCACTCAGCAAGCTGGTCATGCTCCCGGGCTGCGGAAAATGCTGCCTTTGCATATGGGCGGGCCAGCGTTCTCAGTTCTGCCATGATGAACCTCGTCGTTTAAAGTTCTGCCGCCAGTTTTTCCAACATTTCGTTGTGCTTGGAGGCATCGACAGAGGTTTCAAGAATCTTCTCGGCACCCGCAATGGCTATAACGCCAATTTCTGCACGCAGCGCCTCGCGAGCCTGATTCCGCTCCTGTTCAATTTCGGCCCTGGCCTGCTCAATAAGCTTCTCGCCTTCTTTGCGGGCGTCATCCTTGGATGCTTCCACAATCTGGGCTGCGCGCTTGTTAGCCTGCTCAATTAGGCCGGCGGCCTGCTGCTTGGCTTCACGCAGCTCCTGGGCTGACTTGTCCTGAGCCATTTCAAGATCACGCTCTGCACGATCTGAAGCAGCAAGTCCGTCAGCGATCTTCTTTTGTCGTTCCTGCAAAGCGGCAATGACCGGAGGCCATACCAACTTCATGCAGAAAACAACAAAGATAAAGAACGCGATGGCTTGACCAAGTATCGTCAAATTAATGTTCACGTCTTCACCTCTCGCCTGTTATGTAAGAAAACACCGTTCCGGAACATTCCGGTGGCGATTCGATTAACCGGCGAGCTGGCCGACAAACGGGTTGGCGAAGGTGAAGAACAGTGCGATACCAACACCGATCATGGTTACAGCATCCAGCAGACCTGCAACGATGAACATTTTGACCTGCAACATCGGGGTCATTTCCGGCTGACGCGCAGCGCCTTCCAGGAACTTACCACCCAGAATACCAAAGCCAATAGCGGTACCCAGTGCGCCCAGGCCGATCAGCAATGCAACAGCAATCGCGGTCATTCCAACTACAGTTTCCATGATAACTCCCAGTTTTCAGTTTAGTTTTCAGTTTAAGGGTTAGGGTTTAGAACTACGTTTTTAACACAAAATCAGTGACTGTCTTCGTGCGCCATACTCAGGTACACGATGGTCAGCATCATAAAGATGAATGCCTGCAAGGTGATGATCAATATGTGGAAGATCGCCCAGGGCACAGACAGTGCCCACTGCGCCCAGAAGGGCAGCAAAGCAATCAGGATAAAGATCAGCTCGCCGGCATAAAGGTTACCGAACAGTCGCAGCGCCAGTGAAACCGGCTTGGCCAGCAGGCTCACGCCTTCCAGCAACAGGTTGACTGGAATCAGTACAAGCTTCAGGAAGAAATTGTCAGATGAGAACGGGTGCAGAGTAAGCTCGCCAACGAAGCCGCCCACGCCTTTGATCTTGATGCTGTAATAGAGAATCAGTGCGAATACCGACAGGGCCATACCCAGGCTCACGTTGATGTCCGTGGTCGGAACAATCTTCATGTACGGGAAGCCAGCAAGCGTAAACAGATGCGGGATGAAATCAACAGGTATCAAGTCCATCAGGTTCATCATGAAAACCCAACAGAAAATGGTCAGCGCCAAAGGTGCGATAACGGAATTCTTGCCATGGAAGGTTTCTTTAAC
This window encodes:
- the atpE gene encoding F0F1 ATP synthase subunit C; protein product: METVVGMTAIAVALLIGLGALGTAIGFGILGGKFLEGAARQPEMTPMLQVKMFIVAGLLDAVTMIGVGIALFFTFANPFVGQLAG
- the atpB gene encoding F0F1 ATP synthase subunit A: MAGSTPSEYIKHHLQNLTYGQLPEGSVRPDGTVLSEATWTIAQTSEEASNMGFWAIHVDSMAWAIGLGVLFLFLFRRAAKSATSGVPGGLQNFVEVMVEFVDGSVKETFHGKNSVIAPLALTIFCWVFMMNLMDLIPVDFIPHLFTLAGFPYMKIVPTTDINVSLGMALSVFALILYYSIKIKGVGGFVGELTLHPFSSDNFFLKLVLIPVNLLLEGVSLLAKPVSLALRLFGNLYAGELIFILIALLPFWAQWALSVPWAIFHILIITLQAFIFMMLTIVYLSMAHEDSH
- a CDS encoding F0F1 ATP synthase subunit B produces the protein MNINLTILGQAIAFFIFVVFCMKLVWPPVIAALQERQKKIADGLAASDRAERDLEMAQDKSAQELREAKQQAAGLIEQANKRAAQIVEASKDDARKEGEKLIEQARAEIEQERNQAREALRAEIGVIAIAGAEKILETSVDASKHNEMLEKLAAEL